A region of the Scatophagus argus isolate fScaArg1 chromosome 6, fScaArg1.pri, whole genome shotgun sequence genome:
acTAACATTGTTGGTAATGATTAGTAACAGGATCAATAGTTAGACAACTTCCAGTGACTGTGACTGTTAATGGAATTTTTGCATtctgatttaaataattttattatctTTAGATCATTTCTTAGTCCTGCTACTGTCATGATGcaacatattttacatacaaGTTGGTGTAGATTTTTTGATAgttactgtgaaaataaaacactgcagaggtCTGGTAAGCTCACTTCTTTTTATCTACACTCCCCAAGATTTCTTCAGCCCCAACAAGTGATGACTCAAGACACACAGCTTGATATAATTCAGATAGATTCCTCAGAAGCCCCAGAATCCCTGACAAGAACTGGGCTGTTCTTGTCAGGAACTTGAATAAACAGTTTTGTTATTATAAAATTGttgatgtaaaatgttaaatgtcaatGTAATATTCACAGTTAAATGGATGtgctaaatgaaaaacaatatgatTTGTCACATGTGAGGTTGTCACCACAGAGCATAAGTTTCTGTACCTCAGGTGTTTAGAAAATCTGGTGGGCCAAGTCTCCAACATCTACAGTATTTGTGCATATGGTGCAAACCAACAAAACTGATGTAGCTTTACCTGATGGTCAGAATCTGGCCAAAGTTAAGGTCCATGTCATTGACTTGAGCAATAAATATTGCTGCCACAGCCTCGTAGAGGGCAGTGCCGTCCATGTTGATAGTGGCACCCACAGGGAGGACGAAACGTGTCACTCGTTTATCCACACGGTTGTTCTCCTCCAGACAACGAAAGGTGATAGGCAGGGTAGCAGAGCTTGAAGAGCCAGATGTAGCATAATGAAATGGAACCAATcagacacagtcacagtccCCTATCAATTCCTGTCACAGATTCTAACATATCACGTGCCCTACAAAATATAAACCATAACATGTTATGGTCTGCTCACATTGCCTCCTGTTCATAAAACCTAAAACCTGCCCTAAACACACTGGCTGGGACACAGCGATTAAGAGACATCAGTACCTGAGCAAGACAGAGGTTGAGATTTACCTAGAGGAGGTTCCCAGAGCAGTGATGAGCGCTTGCAGCAGGCCACCAATGAAGCTGTAGGGATTCTTCCTGGTCACCAGGAAGTAGAGCAGAGGCAGGACAAACAGACCGTGGATGAGGAGACCCACAATAACCGACACGGTGTACATCCCCAGCTGGCTGCCCACCTCTGCCAGGTTCTTCATCTCCACAATCTTTCCTGCAATCAGGAACAGGATGCCCACTGGAGCATACCTGAGAGATGAGATGAACTGTAATTTCTTACACTAgcaataaacataaaataataagcTTCCACACAATCAGTTTCCCTCATTTACTCCTCCGTAAGTAGCTTTAAGGGGAACAACAACTGATTTTAATTTCACTCTGGTTAACAGCATCATCTAAAATGTTTGGTTGCTCAGCCTAAGTTTGTAATGGCTGACCGTTCAGCAAGTCAGTGGAATTTCAAGAAGGTAATTAGGTCATGTCAAGCCAAAAGCTTAGGGAGTTAGAGGTGCATCTTTACTGACCAAATGATGATGGAGACCAGCCTCATAATGGCTTCATTCAGGCAGTCAAAGAAGTCCCTGAGGGCCTGGCCCTGCTGTTTCATGTTACCAATGACGAGACCGAAGCACATGGAAAAAACCACCAAACCCAGAGCGTTCACTCCAGCAGAGGAGCCGGACACAGGGACCGTCTCCTCTACTGTCTCCTGTAGtagaaaataagataagataagaaaggCCTTTATTGGTCCCGCAATGGGGAAATTCTTAAAAACATGAGCAAGGAAACATTATGAAAGCAGAGGTGCCTGGCACAAAATGAAAGCTGTACTAAAATGATAGGCTTTTAACTATTTTTCATCCCACTTAGATCTGAATTCATCAATATGAACTAAGTCTGAAATCTTCACACCCTTGTTTTCCTCTGAGGAGATGTCTGTCACAACTACCCACCTGTATGGTGTGCAGCACTCTGCTGAGGTTCATGCTCAGCTTTGACTCTGTTGTGTTGAGATAGTCGGTGAGGTTCAGGGTCACCGTCACATTCCTTGTGTGCACAATTTTCTTATACACAGTTTTATACTGCCAGAGAAAGCGTGAAAATTAATCCACAAAgatacatttattaaaaattaaaaaattaaaaattaaatttttttttatggatgATGGGATATTTGTGTCATAATGtgaaatgtatgtattttttttttgtttcttaaagtaaaaatgaaatttagTATTAAAGCAATTAATATTGAAAATTAAAGGAATTTCTATATGACTGATGAGAAAAGATGATCTCACCTGCTTGAAACAAGCCTCAACCAGATTAGGAGGAAACATGTTCCTGCGATCAAAAGGAGAAGAGTCACAGGAGGTGACAGGTATTCTTTGTAACACTTCAACATGTTAATCAATAACCATGTGACCGTAAGAATATGAGTCATTTGTTTGATCAGATACAATTGGAGGACATGCGCGTTTTCACACTCATTTTTCCTATTATTAATGTTCAAATGTCCTCATCATATAAGTATATAAAGCCTTTGAAGTAATAGTTCAAAATTTGGGAAACTgaactcatttgttttctagCCAAGAGTTAAAGCAGAAGATTGTTATCACTGTCTTATCGGTCgattaaatatgaagctacagccagcagccagttcaCTTAGCTTGtcataaagactgaaagcagtCCAGTTTACCTGTCTACAGGTGAAACTGTCTTCCAACATCTCTGACGCTCACTACTTGAAGTGGCATATCTTGTGTCGTCTGAGCCAAAGCTGAAAAAACGATTACTAGTGGTTTGTGTCCCTATGTGCCAGACTATTTCTGAGCTGCTGCTAAGTTAAACTGTAGTGTCATATCAAGTGTAGATATGAGAGGACTATCTGACTCTCAGCGCTGGCCAGAATATCAGACTGTTACTTTAAATGTGGAAGACTGTACGTGGACACAATTAAAACAGCCAAACAGTAACAACCCCTACTGGTAAGTCAAGTAAATCTTTTAAGATCTTTTTACCTGATGAGATCCAGGAAAGCATCAGCAGCCTGGACTGGCTCTATGTTTCCACTGTTGGCCACAGGACTGTCTCTGCTGCCTTTCCCCGGCCGGATGATTATCACGATGACGATGCCGATGAACACTGCAATCAGAGTGGTCACCATGTAGTAGACCACTGCGCGAATACCCATCTTACCTGATGCTTTGCTGTCCAAAGAGGAAATACCTGAGACAGAGGAAAATTGAGACATTAGTGAgtttgctgttattgttatcaatcctttttttaattaacactgATGTAATTGGCCAGTGATTGGTATGATTGGAGCTGCCAATATTTAAAGTTGTGTAGTAGTATCATTCCTTCCACTTTGCCATTTTAAGAGTCTGAACGGTAATCTGCTTGCTGGAAGCAAtaagtgtgtttgttcatgttctGTGCTCTTTGCGTTATAAGCCAACCTGTGACTAGACTGGAAACAATGAGAGGCAGCACCAGCATCTGTAGCATTCTCATCAGGAGCTCCCCAGGAAAGGCAAAGTACTTGACCTCCCTCAGGGACAGGTTATGAGGCCGTAAAGCAAAGCCCAAGAGTACACCTGAATcaatttgcacacacacacacacgcataaacacAAACCgaaataaagtgaaattgaCAGGCTGTAGGAAGAACAGCGTGAAACCTCCACTAGGTTAAACCCTTCACTCACCCAGAGCCACGGCAGCGACAGTGAACAGAACAAACAGGTTCCTTTTGAGAAAACCTCTGATGCAGTCCCTACTGACAGAGTTCATCCTCTCCTTCATGCTGTTGGCTCtcctctccatggccctgcgTAAACGCCTCCTCAAATCTCCTTTCTCTGGCAGGGGAGGTTTGTCCGCGTCCTCGTTTAGGAAAAGACTGGCGCTGGTGGGAGGCTTCTCATTCATAATCAGCTCCAGCACCTGATCTAGGAGGCAGGTCTCATGGGAAACTGGGCAGGGAGAGGACAACATAGGAGAAATAACTGGTCACATATTTTGACACAGTTTTTATCACATGCAATTTTTGGCAGGAATAGTTGGCTGGATGATATTTGATGATACTGACCAACAGGCAGAAATCACCAGCTCCCAAAACCCAAATGAAGTGattttgtaaacaaacaaacaagtcatATCAAATGGACCAGAGCTGCTCTATGTAAAAGTTTAATTGTTTAAGATTGCAAATCAAGATATCACTTAACCTGCAGTTAGCATGTTACTGTCTGGAacatacaatattttatttaactgttattttatttagctttatTGATATTTCATTTCTCCTTCTCAATGTCTGGAGACCAAAAGCCACCCTCATATTAATTGCATCAATCTGGTGGCAAATCCATTAGGAGATGGACAACACTTTAATACACAACAGAATGGATATGTCattattaaaacagttttagCATATCACTGCATTTTTATCTGGACTGGACTTATACTCTTACTTACTCATAGGACAAGCAAGAGATTTGAAAACATCACCTTTGTCTCTGGGAAACTGAGACAGATAAGTCATTTATCAGTTAACTACACCAAAAACATTTCTCAATTCTactgcaataaaaatatataattaatgtACTTGTTATTACATGTACTGAagtattcaaagtaaaagcagctGATCATGTCTTCATATTCTAAGTTACAGATGGTAACTTTGTCTGTGTTATGACTATATACTTTTGTAAAGACAATACACACAGGCTCTGTAGCTGGTCCACTCCAGCTGGCAAGACTATGTCAACAGAGAATATGATAAACGTAAAATGACATGCATGACCTTGAATACATGACCAAGTGTAGTTCTGGCTCGCAACTACACAACTGAAACATCATTAACTGCCTTTTTTATAATGAATGATTAAATATCTGATATATCATATCTAATATGTCTGTGTCTCTAAATCTCTACTGTGTTAATTTAGTTCAAGCAGATCAAAGCTGAAACAACactgtagttaaaaaaaaactgagtttCTGTATTCTTACCgtgtttcctgctgctgaacaacacgagctgtctgtgtgtagcACGTGGCTGTACCTTATCTATCTAGGCTACAAGGTTTTCCTCTGAAACACCTTCTGCAAACAGACTTGAAGTCCTGTGCTTCAAGAGCAATATACTAATCAGCCAGCCTCTTCATCAGCTTGTCCTGTACATCCAATAAAGTCGTTCCGCGCTCAAAcacctttgtgttttcatttttcccccGAGGGATAAACACTTACCGTATGATCTCCAAAGACTTCATCTATTCCGTTTGCATCATTCTTCtctattgattttcttttgtccatTGTTCTGAGGTTCACATACATCCtacacacagtgtgaaaaacCATTGTTGAGCAGGATGTGTGGAATGACCCTTGATAATCAAAGTCCATTATTTAGCTTGGTGCCAGATGCAGAATAATGAGGTCTCACGCAGTAATGttcactgcctgtgtgtgtgtgtgtgtgtgtgggtgtgtgtgtgtgtgtaactgaagcacaagaggaaacaggagCATTGTCCCCATGTGTTACAACAAGTCTGAAAGCCTCAAGAGAGGGCTGATGATCCTATTTCACCAGCGAGTGCTGAATGGATGACAGTGGATGAAAAGGTAAATTAAATCATGCACTGCTCCTTTACCACTCTCTCCAACTCTACATTAATACTGAAATGGGCTCCCACTTATGGCAACAAAATATAGCATCATGTTCTGTGCATGTCCAGTGTAAATCagtgtcaaataaaaaaaaaacaaaggaccATTGAAGCCTTAGTGAggaattgaactgaaaaacatcagCTGCTAGACACAGACATGCTTAAACATAACAGACGGTGATCATACATAATTATAACTTAAGGGATACAGCCAGAACCTTCCTCTCCATAGTCTCAGCTTCAGAGACTCGAGTTTGTGACTTGACACTCATCCTAGAAAGACTTCAGACTTAAGCTTAAGGAAATGATGGGATGAATGTCACTGCCTCCCTTGTTATCATGCATAACCTTACACAGCTGGTGTGCACTGccataaatgaca
Encoded here:
- the slc1a6 gene encoding excitatory amino acid transporter 4 isoform X2, whose amino-acid sequence is MNEKPPTSASLFLNEDADKPPLPEKGDLRRRLRRAMERRANSMKERMNSVSRDCIRGFLKRNLFVLFTVAAVALGVLLGFALRPHNLSLREVKYFAFPGELLMRMLQMLVLPLIVSSLVTGISSLDSKASGKMGIRAVVYYMVTTLIAVFIGIVIVIIIRPGKGSRDSPVANSGNIEPVQAADAFLDLIRNMFPPNLVEACFKQYKTVYKKIVHTRNVTVTLNLTDYLNTTESKLSMNLSRVLHTIQETVEETVPVSGSSAGVNALGLVVFSMCFGLVIGNMKQQGQALRDFFDCLNEAIMRLVSIIIWYAPVGILFLIAGKIVEMKNLAEVGSQLGMYTVSVIVGLLIHGLFVLPLLYFLVTRKNPYSFIGGLLQALITALGTSSSSATLPITFRCLEENNRVDKRVTRFVLPVGATINMDGTALYEAVAAIFIAQVNDMDLNFGQILTISITATAASIGAAGIPQAGLVTMVIVLTSVGLPTEDITLIIAVDWFLDRLRTTTNVLGDSLGAGIVEHLSRGELQSQDAELRNSVIEENEKPYQLICQENDSLNHCNSETTM
- the slc1a6 gene encoding excitatory amino acid transporter 4 isoform X1 encodes the protein MLSSPCPVSHETCLLDQVLELIMNEKPPTSASLFLNEDADKPPLPEKGDLRRRLRRAMERRANSMKERMNSVSRDCIRGFLKRNLFVLFTVAAVALGVLLGFALRPHNLSLREVKYFAFPGELLMRMLQMLVLPLIVSSLVTGISSLDSKASGKMGIRAVVYYMVTTLIAVFIGIVIVIIIRPGKGSRDSPVANSGNIEPVQAADAFLDLIRNMFPPNLVEACFKQYKTVYKKIVHTRNVTVTLNLTDYLNTTESKLSMNLSRVLHTIQETVEETVPVSGSSAGVNALGLVVFSMCFGLVIGNMKQQGQALRDFFDCLNEAIMRLVSIIIWYAPVGILFLIAGKIVEMKNLAEVGSQLGMYTVSVIVGLLIHGLFVLPLLYFLVTRKNPYSFIGGLLQALITALGTSSSSATLPITFRCLEENNRVDKRVTRFVLPVGATINMDGTALYEAVAAIFIAQVNDMDLNFGQILTISITATAASIGAAGIPQAGLVTMVIVLTSVGLPTEDITLIIAVDWFLDRLRTTTNVLGDSLGAGIVEHLSRGELQSQDAELRNSVIEENEKPYQLICQENDSLNHCNSETTM